One window of the Opisthocomus hoazin isolate bOpiHoa1 chromosome 12, bOpiHoa1.hap1, whole genome shotgun sequence genome contains the following:
- the FBXO31 gene encoding F-box only protein 31 isoform X2 gives MAVCARLCGVGPARGCRRRGAAREQRGGGAGDSEPDTDTDPEEAGGGGGAAEDEEAAERIEGGRPAPHPAEAGPVGRAPLSLLELPPELLVQIFGSLPGTDLPSLARVCTTFRRILRTDTIWRRRCREEYGVCENLRKLEITGVSCRDVYAKLLHRYRHILGLWQPDIGPYGGLLNVVVDGLFIIGWMYLPPHDPHVDDPMRFKPLFRIHLMERKCATVECMYGHKGPHNGHIQIVKKDEFSTKCNQTDHHRMSGGRQEEFRTWLREEWGRTLEDIFHEHMQELILMKFIYTSQYDNCLTYRRIYLPPGSPDDLMKPGLFKGTYGSHGLEIVMLSFHGKKAKGTKITGDPNIPAGQQTVEIDLAHPLQLPDIKNLRDFSELSRIVLEMQETVRREEQEHQQEEEPCSQQAACQPAAKALGGESADGEETAAGAEGTTQDQAPASQPFVLPMGVISRNEDYPRTCRICFYGTGLIAGHGFTSPERTPGVFVLFDDDRFGFIWLELKSFSLYSRIKVSFQNAEAPSREAFDEMLKNIQSLAT, from the exons ATGGCGGTGTGCGCCCGGCTGTGCGGGGTGGGCCCGGCCCGCGGGtgccgccggcggggagcggcgcgggagcagcggggcggcggcgccggcgACAGCGAACCCGACACCGACACCGACCCcgaggaggcgggcggcggcggcggggccgcggaggACGAGGAGGCGGCGGAGCGCATCGAGGGCGGACGGCCCGCGCCTCACCCCGCCGAGGCCGGCCCGGTCGGGCGGGCCCCGCTGTCTCTCCTGGAGCTTCCCCCCGAGCTCCTGGTGCAGATCTTCGGTTCCCTGCCCGGTACGGACCTGCCCAGCCTGGCCCGCGTCTGCACCACCTTCCGCCGCATCCTCCGCACCGACACGATCTGGCGGCGACGCTGCCGCGAAG AATACGGCGTCTGTGAAAACCTGCGGAAACTGGAGATCACAGGAGTGTCCTGTCGCGATGTTTATGCCAAAC TGCTGCACCGATACCGACACATCCTGGGATTGTGGCAGCCAGACATCGGGCCCTATGGGGGACTGCTGAACGTGGTG GTAGACGGTTTGTTCATCATCGGGTGGATGTACTTGCCGCCTCATGACCCTCATGTTGATGATCCCATGAGATTCAAACCTCTCTTCAGGATTCATCTCATGGAGAGGAAGTGTGCAACGGTGGAGTGTATGTATGGTCATAAGGGACCTCACAACGGCCATATCCAG ATTGTGAAGAAGGATGAGTTCTCCACGAAATGCAACCAGACGGATCACCATCGGATGTCAGGTGGAAGGCAAGAG GAATTCCGCACGTGGCTCAGGGAAGAGTGGGGTCGAACTCTGGAGGACATCTTCCATGAACACATGCAAGAGCTCATCTTGATGAAGTTCATCTACACCAGCCAATATGA CAACTGCTTGACGTACCGACGCATCTACCTCCCTCCTGGCAGCCCTGACGACCTTATGAAGCCAGGTCTCTTCAAGGGAACGTATGGGAGCCATGGGCTGGAGATTGTCATGCTGAGCTTTCATGGAAAGAAAGCGAAGGGGACTAAAATCACT GGAGATCCCAACATCCCAGCTGGGCAGCAGACTGTGGAGATCGACCTGGCGCATCCTCTGCAGCTACCTGACATAAAGAACCTTCGTGATTTCAGTGAGCTCTCTCGCATCGTCCTGGAGATGCAGGAGACGGTGCGTCGGGAGGAGCAGGAgcaccagcaggaggaagagccctgctcccagcaggcTGCCTGCCAGCCTGCTGCGAAGGCCCTGGGAGGGGAAAGTGCTGATGGGGAAGAGACTGCAGCTGGGGCCGAGGGGACGACTCAGGACCAGGCACCAGCTTCCCAGCCCTTTGTGCTGCCCATGGGAGTCATATCGAGGAATGAGGACTATCCCCGGACCTGCCGGATTTG TTTTTATGGGACGGGGCTTATTGCTGGCCACGGCTTCACCAGCCCCGAGCGAACACCGGGTGTTTTTGTGCTCTTTGATGACGATCGCTTTGGATTCATCTGGCTGGAGCTGAAGTCCTTCAGTCTCTACAGCCGGATCAAGGTCTCCTTCCAGAACGCCGAAGCGCCTTCCCGTGAGGCTTTCGATGAAATGCTGAAGAACATTCAGTCGCTGGCTACTTGA
- the FBXO31 gene encoding F-box only protein 31 isoform X1: MAVCARLCGVGPARGCRRRGAAREQRGGGAGDSEPDTDTDPEEAGGGGGAAEDEEAAERIEGGRPAPHPAEAGPVGRAPLSLLELPPELLVQIFGSLPGTDLPSLARVCTTFRRILRTDTIWRRRCREEYGVCENLRKLEITGVSCRDVYAKRINPRVKSGRFMKILPDYEHMEYRDVYTCLLHRYRHILGLWQPDIGPYGGLLNVVVDGLFIIGWMYLPPHDPHVDDPMRFKPLFRIHLMERKCATVECMYGHKGPHNGHIQIVKKDEFSTKCNQTDHHRMSGGRQEEFRTWLREEWGRTLEDIFHEHMQELILMKFIYTSQYDNCLTYRRIYLPPGSPDDLMKPGLFKGTYGSHGLEIVMLSFHGKKAKGTKITGDPNIPAGQQTVEIDLAHPLQLPDIKNLRDFSELSRIVLEMQETVRREEQEHQQEEEPCSQQAACQPAAKALGGESADGEETAAGAEGTTQDQAPASQPFVLPMGVISRNEDYPRTCRICFYGTGLIAGHGFTSPERTPGVFVLFDDDRFGFIWLELKSFSLYSRIKVSFQNAEAPSREAFDEMLKNIQSLAT, from the exons ATGGCGGTGTGCGCCCGGCTGTGCGGGGTGGGCCCGGCCCGCGGGtgccgccggcggggagcggcgcgggagcagcggggcggcggcgccggcgACAGCGAACCCGACACCGACACCGACCCcgaggaggcgggcggcggcggcggggccgcggaggACGAGGAGGCGGCGGAGCGCATCGAGGGCGGACGGCCCGCGCCTCACCCCGCCGAGGCCGGCCCGGTCGGGCGGGCCCCGCTGTCTCTCCTGGAGCTTCCCCCCGAGCTCCTGGTGCAGATCTTCGGTTCCCTGCCCGGTACGGACCTGCCCAGCCTGGCCCGCGTCTGCACCACCTTCCGCCGCATCCTCCGCACCGACACGATCTGGCGGCGACGCTGCCGCGAAG AATACGGCGTCTGTGAAAACCTGCGGAAACTGGAGATCACAGGAGTGTCCTGTCGCGATGTTTATGCCAAAC GTATAAACCCACGAGTGAAGTCGGGGCGTTTTATGAAAATCCTTCCCGACTACGAGCACATGGAGTACAGAGATGTTTACACCTGCC TGCTGCACCGATACCGACACATCCTGGGATTGTGGCAGCCAGACATCGGGCCCTATGGGGGACTGCTGAACGTGGTG GTAGACGGTTTGTTCATCATCGGGTGGATGTACTTGCCGCCTCATGACCCTCATGTTGATGATCCCATGAGATTCAAACCTCTCTTCAGGATTCATCTCATGGAGAGGAAGTGTGCAACGGTGGAGTGTATGTATGGTCATAAGGGACCTCACAACGGCCATATCCAG ATTGTGAAGAAGGATGAGTTCTCCACGAAATGCAACCAGACGGATCACCATCGGATGTCAGGTGGAAGGCAAGAG GAATTCCGCACGTGGCTCAGGGAAGAGTGGGGTCGAACTCTGGAGGACATCTTCCATGAACACATGCAAGAGCTCATCTTGATGAAGTTCATCTACACCAGCCAATATGA CAACTGCTTGACGTACCGACGCATCTACCTCCCTCCTGGCAGCCCTGACGACCTTATGAAGCCAGGTCTCTTCAAGGGAACGTATGGGAGCCATGGGCTGGAGATTGTCATGCTGAGCTTTCATGGAAAGAAAGCGAAGGGGACTAAAATCACT GGAGATCCCAACATCCCAGCTGGGCAGCAGACTGTGGAGATCGACCTGGCGCATCCTCTGCAGCTACCTGACATAAAGAACCTTCGTGATTTCAGTGAGCTCTCTCGCATCGTCCTGGAGATGCAGGAGACGGTGCGTCGGGAGGAGCAGGAgcaccagcaggaggaagagccctgctcccagcaggcTGCCTGCCAGCCTGCTGCGAAGGCCCTGGGAGGGGAAAGTGCTGATGGGGAAGAGACTGCAGCTGGGGCCGAGGGGACGACTCAGGACCAGGCACCAGCTTCCCAGCCCTTTGTGCTGCCCATGGGAGTCATATCGAGGAATGAGGACTATCCCCGGACCTGCCGGATTTG TTTTTATGGGACGGGGCTTATTGCTGGCCACGGCTTCACCAGCCCCGAGCGAACACCGGGTGTTTTTGTGCTCTTTGATGACGATCGCTTTGGATTCATCTGGCTGGAGCTGAAGTCCTTCAGTCTCTACAGCCGGATCAAGGTCTCCTTCCAGAACGCCGAAGCGCCTTCCCGTGAGGCTTTCGATGAAATGCTGAAGAACATTCAGTCGCTGGCTACTTGA
- the FBXO31 gene encoding F-box only protein 31 isoform X3: MKILPDYEHMEYRDVYTCLLHRYRHILGLWQPDIGPYGGLLNVVVDGLFIIGWMYLPPHDPHVDDPMRFKPLFRIHLMERKCATVECMYGHKGPHNGHIQIVKKDEFSTKCNQTDHHRMSGGRQEEFRTWLREEWGRTLEDIFHEHMQELILMKFIYTSQYDNCLTYRRIYLPPGSPDDLMKPGLFKGTYGSHGLEIVMLSFHGKKAKGTKITGDPNIPAGQQTVEIDLAHPLQLPDIKNLRDFSELSRIVLEMQETVRREEQEHQQEEEPCSQQAACQPAAKALGGESADGEETAAGAEGTTQDQAPASQPFVLPMGVISRNEDYPRTCRICFYGTGLIAGHGFTSPERTPGVFVLFDDDRFGFIWLELKSFSLYSRIKVSFQNAEAPSREAFDEMLKNIQSLAT; encoded by the exons ATGAAAATCCTTCCCGACTACGAGCACATGGAGTACAGAGATGTTTACACCTGCC TGCTGCACCGATACCGACACATCCTGGGATTGTGGCAGCCAGACATCGGGCCCTATGGGGGACTGCTGAACGTGGTG GTAGACGGTTTGTTCATCATCGGGTGGATGTACTTGCCGCCTCATGACCCTCATGTTGATGATCCCATGAGATTCAAACCTCTCTTCAGGATTCATCTCATGGAGAGGAAGTGTGCAACGGTGGAGTGTATGTATGGTCATAAGGGACCTCACAACGGCCATATCCAG ATTGTGAAGAAGGATGAGTTCTCCACGAAATGCAACCAGACGGATCACCATCGGATGTCAGGTGGAAGGCAAGAG GAATTCCGCACGTGGCTCAGGGAAGAGTGGGGTCGAACTCTGGAGGACATCTTCCATGAACACATGCAAGAGCTCATCTTGATGAAGTTCATCTACACCAGCCAATATGA CAACTGCTTGACGTACCGACGCATCTACCTCCCTCCTGGCAGCCCTGACGACCTTATGAAGCCAGGTCTCTTCAAGGGAACGTATGGGAGCCATGGGCTGGAGATTGTCATGCTGAGCTTTCATGGAAAGAAAGCGAAGGGGACTAAAATCACT GGAGATCCCAACATCCCAGCTGGGCAGCAGACTGTGGAGATCGACCTGGCGCATCCTCTGCAGCTACCTGACATAAAGAACCTTCGTGATTTCAGTGAGCTCTCTCGCATCGTCCTGGAGATGCAGGAGACGGTGCGTCGGGAGGAGCAGGAgcaccagcaggaggaagagccctgctcccagcaggcTGCCTGCCAGCCTGCTGCGAAGGCCCTGGGAGGGGAAAGTGCTGATGGGGAAGAGACTGCAGCTGGGGCCGAGGGGACGACTCAGGACCAGGCACCAGCTTCCCAGCCCTTTGTGCTGCCCATGGGAGTCATATCGAGGAATGAGGACTATCCCCGGACCTGCCGGATTTG TTTTTATGGGACGGGGCTTATTGCTGGCCACGGCTTCACCAGCCCCGAGCGAACACCGGGTGTTTTTGTGCTCTTTGATGACGATCGCTTTGGATTCATCTGGCTGGAGCTGAAGTCCTTCAGTCTCTACAGCCGGATCAAGGTCTCCTTCCAGAACGCCGAAGCGCCTTCCCGTGAGGCTTTCGATGAAATGCTGAAGAACATTCAGTCGCTGGCTACTTGA